The nucleotide window TGTTAATCGCTTCTGCAATCTCTGCAGCACCGGATGAGAATTTAAAGTCACCTTCTGTGCCATAACTATGGAACTGAATATGGGTTAGATGCATCGGCAGGCCTTCAATACCTTGAATAGTATCGAGGGTAGTATCTTTATTTCCTGGCACACCAAGATTACAACCATGTACGTGTAATGGATGAGGAACACCCAGTTCCGTCACCGCACGAGATAGGCGTTGTAGAATCTCACGTGGAGAAACGTTATAAAAACTATTTTTCTCATCCAGATCCAACTTACGTTGATTGAATTTGAATGCGTTAATACCGCCAGGATTAACCACTTTCAGACCAATCGCCTGACTGTGAGTTAATGTCCAGGCAACATAGTTATTAATCGCTTCCTGATCTTCATTGGCTGCCATCATGCGTAACAGGAAGTCATCACTTCCCAGCATGGCATAACCACCTTTATCAATAATCGGTGTGTCATGCATTTCCATATGTGCCTGGCGAGCATTAACTGGCATCACCGCAGGCTCAAAACCGGCTGTGTAACCCATTTCGGCATAACGATAACCAGTGGTTAATGTGCTTGGTGCAGCATGGCCACAACCACTTCGCATTAACTCGGTACGTTCAATTAATGATTCCGCATGATCTTCCGGCAACATGGTACGGGCAATATTGACCTTACCACCACCAATATGGGTGTGCATATCAATCGCACCCGACATAATGACTTTGCCACGAACATCAATTTCTTCATCAACTTTACCATCCGCCGGTGCATCAACGATGCGACCATCACGGATATAAATATCTCTCACCACATCATTTTGCCCATGTTCTGGGTCAAAAATGCGTCCACCTGTTAATTTAGTCAGCATATTTTTTCTCCGTTTACAGGGCTTTCTCAACAGCAGTCAGCACGTCATAAGTGCTTGGCAAGCCACTGTCACGTAATTTTTTGAGTGGTAGTGACACAGAACTATCACAGCGGAAAGTACGACCGACATGATCAATACCAGGAACACCCACCGGGATAAAGACTTCAGGCTCATTATCAAATGTCATACCAGAGCGGCCTAAAACAATTGTTGGTGCGTCTGTTTTTGGTGGCGTTAATTGGGTATTGAAACTGGAAATCCACACCAGACAATCCACCTCGCCTTCATCCAACATGCGTTGTCCACGGTTCAAATACGGATCATAGTCGGGCATATTTCGACTGAAGCTGGTTCGCATTGGGTAACCTGCCTGCCAGGATGACACAGCATTCACCGTTGTATCACCATCCTTACCGCCTAACATCAAACCATTGCAGCGTGTTTTTTCATTGACCTCTTTGATCATTTCACACAGGTTTTGAATAGTGGCTTCAGCATGATCCATGCTCATTTCAGAACCAGACCAGGTCAGAACAGAATATTTAGCAGCTTTAATTTTTTCAGCCAAATTGGCAAGTTCTGATACAGCAATACCACCAACGGTTTCAGCCTGAACAGATTTACCTTTTACCAGAGCACGTAATACTGAAATCACCTCGGGTAAATCATCTGTATCGCAAGGCAGAACAGCTGCTTTTTTACCTGCTGGTGAAGTAGAAGCATCACCTGAAGGCGCCTTACCTAGATAAATCACTTCTCGAGATTCAATATCCTGGCCGAACATACTTTCTTGTGGCCAAACCATGCGTTCATAAAAACGGGGAAAGCCTTTTTCAATATCACTACCGACAACGATAAGTAAATCTACACGATTTCTGACTTCGGTCAGCGTGGTTGTCATATAGCCGGTGTCTTGCAGCACCAGAATATTTTTAAAGGCATTATCAGAATAAAAACTGTCGACTGTTGCCCGTGTCGCATCAGCCACGGCCATCGCTGCACGAGCACCGTTTAAATCAGTAGCCATACCACTAATCAGCGGCTGTTTGCTTGATTTCAGCAAACTCGCGATATGGTTAACTGCTTGTTCAAATGAAACATCCTGACCTTTTATTCGTGGTGAAAGATCGGTTATCGGTGTCTCAAAGCCTGGTTTGGTGACCGCATCGCCATTTTCTTTCACCGTGACAGTATTGCCTTTAACTTCAATGACTAAATCATCGGAAGCAATACCACAAAAAGGACTCACTACATCTTCAAAGATGTGAGCTGCTGTATTGTCCGTCATGTCGGTGTCCTCAATTACTCAAATTACAAAACTGAAATCAGTAGCGCTTGATAATAAACAGCCGGGACCATGACAGTCACGAATTAATTCAACTTTCTATTATCAATTATGTTTGGCTCGCAAAAGTAGTGAGTCAATATTGTTATCACGTAACTGCTTCTGCAATGCATCAGCTTTACTACGCCCAGCAATAGGACCCACCTGAACGCGATGCCACGTATCTTTATTGTCTATAGTAACGCTCTGAACTTTAGACTCAATACCTAATAAGGCTAATTTGGCCCTGAAACCATCAGCGTCACTTGCCCGCTTGAACGAGCCAACTTGCAACATATAACTGACATCAGCTTCAGCAGAGGGTTGCGTTTCACTGCCCGTTTCACTACCAATAGTGGCTTCTGCTGCATCTGAGTCATCAGAAGGCGAAGTCACGATAGGCTGAGAACCCTGATTTTTTTTATCCACCATGACTTCCATCTCAGGAAGTAAGGTATAAAAATCAAATGTGGGTTCCACCCCTTCTTTTTTTGCAGGCTTTTGTTTTTGCTTCGACTCGGTTGTTTTTACACTGCCAGACTTATCTGCTGGAACATTATCTTTGAGATGCAATAAAAACATCACAAATGCGCCTACAGCAAAGCTCAATAACATCGGCCCCCATGGCAGGGAGCGTGATGATGAATCGTTACGTGTATTTCTTTTTGCCGCCAATGTTCAACCTCTTACATAGACTCAGGCGCAGAAACACCCATAACAGACAATGCATTTTTAATCACTTGTCTGACTGCAGATACAAGTAATAAACGAGCCTGACTCAATTCCATATCATCCACAATAAACTGATGTGCATTGTAGTAAGTGTGGAAATCACGAGCTAAATCAGTAAGATAATGTGCCAGTAGATGTGGTGTATGGTTTAAAGCGGCTGTTTCCAGAATCTCAGGATAACGCGATAACATGCTCATCAACGCTTCTTCATGAGGCTCAGTCAACTTAGCTAAATGTTGTTTTGCCGCTTCTGCATCCCAGTTGTGTCCACGTTCAGCCAGTTGTCTAAAAACACTGCAGACACGTGCATGGGCATACTGGACGTAATACACCGGATTATCGTTGCTCTGTGATTTGGCCAGTTCCAGATCAAAATCCATATGCTGATCAGCACCACGCATTACATAAAAGAAACGCGCTGCATCTTTGCCAACTTCATTGCGTAATTCACGAAGAGTGACAAACTCACCACTACGAGTAGACATACCCACTTTTTCAGTTCCCCGGTACAGCACAGCAAATTGCACCAGCAAGACATTTAGTTTATCAGCATCAAGCTGCATTGACTCCACAGCCGCTTTAACACGCGGGATATAACCATGATGATCAGCACCCCAGATATCAATGATGCGATCAAAGCCACGTTGATATTTATTGAGGTGATAAGCAATATCAGAAGCAAAATAGGTGGCCTGACCATTATCACGCACAACAACGCGATCTTTTTCATCACCAAAATCTGTGGATTTAAACCACCATGCACCTTTGTCCTGGTAGAGATGACCAGCTTGTTTCAGCATTTCAACAGCTTTATCTACATCACCGGATTCAACTAATGAACGCTCAGAAAACCATTCATCATATTCGGTACCAAACTCAGCCAGATCATCACGAATGTCATTGAGGATGGCATTTAAGCCTTTATCAAAAATAATCCGGTAATTGGCTTCGCCTAATAAGCTTTTGGCTTTATTGGTTAAAGCATCAATGTGCATTTCTTTATCGCCGCCATCAGGTTCATCAGCAGGGATATCCTCAAAAACTTGACTGGCAGACAGCAAAAATTGATTTCCATACTCCGTTTTTAACTCTGCGGCGATGGTGCGAACATATTCACCTTGATAGCCATTACTTGGGAAGGTAAACACTTCACCACATTCATCCAGGTAACGAAGCCAGACACTAGTAGCCAGAATATCCATCTGGCGGCCAGCATCGTTGACATAATATTCACGATGCACATCAAAGCCTGCAGCAGATAACAGACTACTAACAACAGAACCATAAGCTGCACCACGCCCATGACCGACATGCAAAGGACCTGTTGGGTTAGCTGAGACATATTCAACTTGTACTTTTTTACCCTGACCAACATGGCTTAAACCAAACTTTTCACCCAGCTCAAGCACATCTTTTATGACTTGTTGATTCGCCTCAGCAGAAAGGAAAAAATTAATGAATCCTGGCCCGGCAATTTCGACGTTTGTGACAAAATCAGTTTCAGGTAATGCTTCGAGAATTTCGGTCGCAATTTGTCGTGGATTCATTTTGGCTGGTTTTGCCAACATCATCGCAATATTTGAAGCAAAATCACCATGAGATTTATCTTTGGTTCGTTCTATCTGAATCTCAGGTAGATCAAACTCTAAAGCATGTTTCTGAGTAAATGAAGATAAAGCCTGACCAAGCAGGTTTTTCAGTTGATTTTTCAACGTTGATGAACCTTGAATGCAATTTGAATAGTGTCGCGCATTTTACCCGATCATCCGCTTGGATTACATCCTTGTTTCGTTATCGTTTTTAGGCGGTAAATATGTTTACAAAAGATCGACTGGATCAATATCAATTGACCAACGTACTTTTCTTGCCAGTTTATGCCGTGAAATCACACTGATATGTCGATCCAATAACTGATGTAAGGGTTTTCGATGTGCGCTACTCAATAACAATTGCGCTCTGAACCGCCCTCCCTTTTTTTCCATAATCGCTGGAACCGGTCCCAAAATCAGAACCTCCTCTGACGCATGTTGATGACATTGTGCGCTGAACTCTTGTAAAAACGCTGTTGCTTGTTCTCTATCAGAAGATTCAGCGCGGATAACCGCCCAATTCGAAACCGGCGGTAATTCCATCTCAATACGTTCTTCCAACAAGCTTTCTGCTGTTTTCTTATAGCCGTTTTTGATGAGGTTTTTCCAGAAAATATGCGCAGGTTGTTCTGTCTGAATTAATACCTCGCCTGACTTATCTCCACGCCCGGCTCTACCTGTGACCTGGGTAATCATTTGTGCCAGATTTTCTGTGGCTCTGAAATCAGCACTATACAAGCCCTGATCAGTATCAAGAACACCGACGAGAGTAACATCATGAAAATCATGACCTTTTGCCAGCATTTGTGTTCCCACCAGAATTCGGGCTTCCCCTTGTTTGATATCAGCAATCAGATCTGAAAAAGCGTTCACTCTCTGGGTAGTATCTCGATCGACCCTAATAATCGGTGTTTCAGGAAAAAGTTTTTGCAAGTGCTGTTCAATTTTTTCCGTGCCAGCACCATAACTTTTCAATGACTTTGATTCACATTCAGGACATTCTTCAACTAATCGCTGAATAAAACCACAATGATGACAAAACAAAATATTGCGATGCTGATGAACCACCATTCTTGCATCACAATGTTTACATTTAGCCTGCCAGCCACAGTCATGACACATCAAAACGGGGGCATAACCACGTCGGTTGATAAACAAAATAATCTGATTACCCGCATCCAGATGTTTTTTGATTGCTTTGAGTAAGACATCGCTAAAGCCATGCTCAGGATTTGCTTGACTGTTATCGACTAAACGTACCGGTGGTAATTGAGCATTACCTGCTCTTTGTGTTAATTCAAGCAATTGAAAACGTTGTTTTTTTACTTGGTACAAGCTCTCTAGTGACGGTGTCGCACTGCCCATGACGATCGGTATATTGTATTTTTGAGCTCTAATCAGAGCGACATTTCTTGCATGATAACGTAAGCCATCTTGCTGTTTATAGGAACTGTCATGCTCTTCATCGATGATGATAAGTCCTGGGTTAATCAATGGGGTGAAAACGGCTGAGCGTGTACCGATAATCACATTTGCTAAACCTTGTTTTGCTAATAACCAGGCTTGTTTTCTTTCTTTATCTGAAACGGCTGAGTTCAGGATGACTATGGTCGTGTTCAGTCTTTTTTTAAATCGTTCAACAAACTGTCCTGTCAGACCAATTTCTGGAATAAGTATTAATACTTGTTTATTGGTTTTTAACACTCTTTCGGTTAGCTCAATATAAACTTCTGTTTTACCGCTACCGGTTATTCCTTCCAATAAAAAGGGCTGAAATTCTTCTTTTTTTTGCCAAACGTTTTCTACAATCTGTTGTTGTTGCTGATTCAGTATTAAATCAACATTCAGTTCATTACTTGGAATGGGTAATTTTGCTTTTTGTTGTTGTGATATCAAGCCTGCTGTTTCAAGCGCTTTGAGAGAACTGCTGACATTCCCTAAATACTGTTTAAACATCGACTGGCTGATACCGTCAGCATAATCTTCTAGTAAATCCAGACACTGTTGTTGTTTTGAACCCATTTTTTTATCGACAGTTATGTCTGTTCTGAACCACCACGTTTCTTTATCAAGTTCTGCTGGTTTTCCTGTTCTGAGTAATTTGGGTAAAGCTGTCTGAAAACATTCGCCAAGAGGATGGTGATAATACCGACTTACCCAAAGTAATGTTTGCATTAATTCATCTGGAATTAATTTCTTGTCATCTAACTTTTCTTCGATCGCTTTTAACTTAGTGATATCTGTATCGCTTTTAACTTCACTCAGTTTTACAACAATGCCGGTGCAGAGTCGGTTGGCAAAGTTTATTTTTACCCGAGCACCTATTTCCCATTCGGAGATAGGTAAGTCTGAGGTGTAATCAAACAATTGTCTGAGAGGACACGGTACGCTAATGTGAAGTATGCAAGTCATTAATTAAACATAAAGAAAGAAAGATATTTTTTTAGTGATGTTAATGATTTATGCCTGTGGATTGTTGGATAGTTCTTATTACAACATATAAATCAGATTGTTATCGATGTTTACACTTGTTGATAACTTTAAAGCTGCGCAGACTAAATCCTGTGGATAAAAACAGGAGTTATCCACATGGAAAGTTATCCACAGCTTGTGATCGATCTTATAG belongs to Methylophaga thalassica and includes:
- a CDS encoding SPOR domain-containing protein; this encodes MAAKRNTRNDSSSRSLPWGPMLLSFAVGAFVMFLLHLKDNVPADKSGSVKTTESKQKQKPAKKEGVEPTFDFYTLLPEMEVMVDKKNQGSQPIVTSPSDDSDAAEATIGSETGSETQPSAEADVSYMLQVGSFKRASDADGFRAKLALLGIESKVQSVTIDNKDTWHRVQVGPIAGRSKADALQKQLRDNNIDSLLLRAKHN
- a CDS encoding formylmethanofuran dehydrogenase subunit B, translated to MTDNTAAHIFEDVVSPFCGIASDDLVIEVKGNTVTVKENGDAVTKPGFETPITDLSPRIKGQDVSFEQAVNHIASLLKSSKQPLISGMATDLNGARAAMAVADATRATVDSFYSDNAFKNILVLQDTGYMTTTLTEVRNRVDLLIVVGSDIEKGFPRFYERMVWPQESMFGQDIESREVIYLGKAPSGDASTSPAGKKAAVLPCDTDDLPEVISVLRALVKGKSVQAETVGGIAVSELANLAEKIKAAKYSVLTWSGSEMSMDHAEATIQNLCEMIKEVNEKTRCNGLMLGGKDGDTTVNAVSSWQAGYPMRTSFSRNMPDYDPYLNRGQRMLDEGEVDCLVWISSFNTQLTPPKTDAPTIVLGRSGMTFDNEPEVFIPVGVPGIDHVGRTFRCDSSVSLPLKKLRDSGLPSTYDVLTAVEKAL
- the argS gene encoding arginine--tRNA ligase, which encodes MKNQLKNLLGQALSSFTQKHALEFDLPEIQIERTKDKSHGDFASNIAMMLAKPAKMNPRQIATEILEALPETDFVTNVEIAGPGFINFFLSAEANQQVIKDVLELGEKFGLSHVGQGKKVQVEYVSANPTGPLHVGHGRGAAYGSVVSSLLSAAGFDVHREYYVNDAGRQMDILATSVWLRYLDECGEVFTFPSNGYQGEYVRTIAAELKTEYGNQFLLSASQVFEDIPADEPDGGDKEMHIDALTNKAKSLLGEANYRIIFDKGLNAILNDIRDDLAEFGTEYDEWFSERSLVESGDVDKAVEMLKQAGHLYQDKGAWWFKSTDFGDEKDRVVVRDNGQATYFASDIAYHLNKYQRGFDRIIDIWGADHHGYIPRVKAAVESMQLDADKLNVLLVQFAVLYRGTEKVGMSTRSGEFVTLRELRNEVGKDAARFFYVMRGADQHMDFDLELAKSQSNDNPVYYVQYAHARVCSVFRQLAERGHNWDAEAAKQHLAKLTEPHEEALMSMLSRYPEILETAALNHTPHLLAHYLTDLARDFHTYYNAHQFIVDDMELSQARLLLVSAVRQVIKNALSVMGVSAPESM
- a CDS encoding formylmethanofuran dehydrogenase subunit A, with translation MLTKLTGGRIFDPEHGQNDVVRDIYIRDGRIVDAPADGKVDEEIDVRGKVIMSGAIDMHTHIGGGKVNIARTMLPEDHAESLIERTELMRSGCGHAAPSTLTTGYRYAEMGYTAGFEPAVMPVNARQAHMEMHDTPIIDKGGYAMLGSDDFLLRMMAANEDQEAINNYVAWTLTHSQAIGLKVVNPGGINAFKFNQRKLDLDEKNSFYNVSPREILQRLSRAVTELGVPHPLHVHGCNLGVPGNKDTTLDTIQGIEGLPMHLTHIQFHSYGTEGDFKFSSGAAEIAEAINRNKNITVDVGQILFGQTVTASGDNMRQFDGSKHAHPNKWVCMDIECDGGCGVVPFKYKDQSFVNALQWMIGLETFLMVDDPWRIFLTTDHPNGAPFTSYPHLIKLLMDKSFRNDMLSTLHPEAQNATHLASLDREYSLYDIAIMTRAGAAKLVGLSDRGHLGVGAAADITVYTDHADREKMFTSPDYVFKDGNIVVKNGELVKVTWGTTHVVKPEYDKGIEKPLKEYFDKYHTMTMGNFKISDDEIVDDGRGSLTVQPLKKGGKL
- a CDS encoding primosomal protein N', yielding MTCILHISVPCPLRQLFDYTSDLPISEWEIGARVKINFANRLCTGIVVKLSEVKSDTDITKLKAIEEKLDDKKLIPDELMQTLLWVSRYYHHPLGECFQTALPKLLRTGKPAELDKETWWFRTDITVDKKMGSKQQQCLDLLEDYADGISQSMFKQYLGNVSSSLKALETAGLISQQQKAKLPIPSNELNVDLILNQQQQQIVENVWQKKEEFQPFLLEGITGSGKTEVYIELTERVLKTNKQVLILIPEIGLTGQFVERFKKRLNTTIVILNSAVSDKERKQAWLLAKQGLANVIIGTRSAVFTPLINPGLIIIDEEHDSSYKQQDGLRYHARNVALIRAQKYNIPIVMGSATPSLESLYQVKKQRFQLLELTQRAGNAQLPPVRLVDNSQANPEHGFSDVLLKAIKKHLDAGNQIILFINRRGYAPVLMCHDCGWQAKCKHCDARMVVHQHRNILFCHHCGFIQRLVEECPECESKSLKSYGAGTEKIEQHLQKLFPETPIIRVDRDTTQRVNAFSDLIADIKQGEARILVGTQMLAKGHDFHDVTLVGVLDTDQGLYSADFRATENLAQMITQVTGRAGRGDKSGEVLIQTEQPAHIFWKNLIKNGYKKTAESLLEERIEMELPPVSNWAVIRAESSDREQATAFLQEFSAQCHQHASEEVLILGPVPAIMEKKGGRFRAQLLLSSAHRKPLHQLLDRHISVISRHKLARKVRWSIDIDPVDLL